In Portunus trituberculatus isolate SZX2019 chromosome 44, ASM1759143v1, whole genome shotgun sequence, a single window of DNA contains:
- the LOC123518800 gene encoding uncharacterized protein LOC123518800 isoform X1 codes for MSNYLFLKRMGREETFHLPPDKEKILIGRSPACDINFPSVYISRQHCQILRIPSGALVLKNIKNTNCTYINELKLQNTDVSAELQVGSCIGLGVPLEYATGAGMQNKDFVFLKLESSQPANETWQNNARPENINAQIPPVSDASHPDDPGETATRQHDAVGSVEVSKPNSPASVACLEKLRLHLLSFKDNWKSESVPNQGVCSTSQVGPDVSKQDEKSQMPTTANNTLHMKDKASLSEVGLDTIRPPENKIKNIHPSEPDPRKLDNFPPPVQSIDSSLEPRQGLLEEDKSCIQADDSKMDVASSCKNLITEAEESHSPIHIDLTQADPDSPTSKIPMETHKGSFVSLLSSDEDCIFDDLLHMRSSLQSESKEVSGKRKRPSCVEPSSNISVTDNGEESSMKKKKRSLSLHSGMESDDESLFWKDGGIDELLEHNKRNKDNMNKNESNKVTEGNSGDHEMAHETKSTKNSTDVLMLSDDDDDNDLFLYKKKITDRKPDNSSQSKEKNDSESVILNTKNQKNLKRTISRTSSQESSSDNEPVTMRKTNKTRLIIESSDSDSDFEHVPCKRNSETLQNQKLKKVSVQLTRISFKVGSPSDASGACFSLKGASTSKSNNKENLLGNGKNQSSETCTGKKKPSLTLKKASHSNKGEEVKTQNITKEKRDGVQKERASDSSSSADLEKRNQLMESDKNFSKSNSGEIRKLNKQDSVEVKVEIPTDVKIKTEPLTSCDQENNYEKHEEKRDDDFMYSQVGDEIWLSSDEEGGSLPSGGAPVSPDADIIFMGEDEQPGFTVKEEPVEREEDCSGDVNKNDQWFSVLSQSFLEISDDEEEKDNEIYKEIAENAGESEAKPGPSGVSEHLPDSEGEEEWWPVLSQGFFDDDEEEEDNRKENAESNSKIELDTRDEPRTANINNLQSVVDKLKKAPPRTSQLTEAKIPVQHHGRKSRKERSNSTEVADVYPSTSENVKQAKISKKQYKSKDAGKVRNQHKQNKNSDLRKNLTSKYNLEPYKSTLEHRTKEKHHLVEKSETSMLPPLHSAVDKKSKVPPLDPAVNSKTLDPKSRKNISIQKKSKSADVSTEDKPRPKVVAKVTKKTRSEKLTDVDLFSFPSKTTSKQKNFKIPKSSNNGASCSSKSSKMAGSGLVLNRKKDVEVEISKKKDVEAESSRTKDTEAETSCGRSGNLSNDTLPGVPILSTSAARTNNNPVDKIGEINRGIMKINLKKSKPKSVRFPEKEEDLVKVLLISPRKKMERTGLPCVRASEMLPEELKLQRQNIPPYFMELFIHHICHWNYDWLECYHHAQEKYKAGALKGIPSPPPVVESTNCPILILYNSYNDYRETHSNLFYLELWEKIYNDWTKCRSSSNNFQALIEYVQPAFIRTKTCVLKFWAIKLVVAIPAKQGGHNHSFRQGTLISLKIRKEGKRSIIFGYVDHVMVNRSPAQNQVSSQMGPNLTLGVRVVKEIIQIGTVIAINDISYIRPNCRVWETLQKLPLSPLCKDILSPAPEAFSCDKKTEYLVKELPLNEAQRRAVTEVSSKCMFDPFVPKISLIHGPPGTGKTSTIVALITQMAMIGRKFVPVKMPRCKVLICAPSNAAVDELTLRLINLRDIGQSLRVVRVGFRSNDHPVVRNYALDQFVNKQVQMELSSPRTESARQELLRRKILVEQVVEDLERARREQRLNEVRQLEVRLNEMARAKAELERSFVNQPSAYEKHQLHQKWQQEFLLKAEVVATTLNSCVSGTIGDVLTRYPNHFTCCIVDEAGQCQETETLLPLLFGIRKLVLVGDHHQLPALVLSQLAQSKNLKKSLFERLHHRLVLELQREDVVNMLNVQYRMHPQIAEWPAYYFYQNKLRSEVTQPNTIFNPYMMFDLQTSQEQRHQNMELYNPAEASLVCLLLEVMQPHLVGKTIGVITPYQRQKFHLEEKLSRLKGKMNISINTIDGFQGQERDVIVLSFVRANNTASIGFLSHRQRLNVALTRAKEVCYIIASFSSLECNREWNSLINNARKRKVVCTIRSKEENDKAFIKNAITNKASV; via the exons ATGTCCAACTATTTATTTCTGAAGCGtatgggaagagaagaaacgtTTCATCTGCCGCCTGACAAAGAGAAG ATACTGATTGGTCGCAGTCCAGCATGTGACATCAATTTTCCCAGTGTCTATATCTCCAGACAGCATTGCCAAATATTACGTATTCCCAGTGGTGCTCTTGTTCTTAAAAACATAAAG AATACCAACTGCACATACATAAATGAATTAAAGCTGCAAAATACAGATGTCTCAGCAGAGCTGCAAGTTGGTTCTTGCATTGGCCTTGGTGTGCCTCTTGAGTATGCCACAGGGGCTGGCATGCAAAACAAGGACTTTGTGTTCCTTAAACTTGAGAGTTCACAGCCAGCAAATGAAACATGG CAGAATAATGCAAGACCAGAGAACATAAATGCTCAGATACCACCTGTGTCTGATGCCTCACATCCTGATGACCCGGGTGAGACAGCTACTCGTCAGCATGATGCTGTGGGGAGTGTTGAAGTGTCTAAGCCAAACAGTCCGGCATCTGTGGCATGCTTGGAGAAGTTGAGGCTACACCTACTCTCATTTAAGGATAATTGGAAGTCAGAGTCTGTACCTAATCAGGGTGTCTGTTCTACATCTCAAGTTGGACCAGATGTGTCAAAACAGGATGAGAAATCACAAATGCCCACCACTGCCAATAATACATTGCACATGAAAGATAAGGCTTCACTGAGTGAAGTGGGGCTTGATACTATAAGACCaccagaaaataagataaaaaatattcaTCCCTCTGAACCTGATCCAAGGAAACTTGATAATTTTCCTCCCCCTGTGCAAAGCATTGATTCCAGCCTTGAACCTAGGCAGGGTCTCTTAGAGGAAGACAAATCTTGTATACAAGCAGATGATAGTAAAATGGATGTAGCTTCAAGTTGTAAAAATTTGATAACTGAAGCTGAAGAATCCCATTCTCCCATTCATATTGATTTGACACAGGCAGACCCAGACTCTCCCACAAGTAAGATCCCAATGGAAACTCATAAAGGCAGTTTTGTTTCACTCCTTTCATCTGATGAAGATTGTATTTTTGATGACTTGTTACATATGAGGAGTTCATTACAAAGTGAAAGCAAAGAAGtctctggaaaaagaaagagaccaTCATGTGTAGAACCTTCCAGTAATATAAGTGTGACTGACAATGGTGAGGAAAGctccatgaagaaaaagaagaggtcaTTATCATTACACAGTGGTATGGAAAGTGATGATGAATCCCTATTTTGGAAGGATGGTGGTATTGATGAATTGCTAGagcataataaaagaaataaggataataTGAACAAAAATGAATCAAATAAAGTTACAGAGGGTAATAGTGGTGATCATGAAATGGCCCATGAAACAAAAAGTACCAAGAATTCAACTGATGTCTTGATgctcagtgatgatgatgatgataatgatttgtttttgtataagaaaaagataactgATAGAAAACCCGATAACTCAAgtcaaagtaaagagaaaaatgacagtGAATCAGTAATACTTAAcacaaaaaatcagaaaaactTAAAAAGAACTATTTCCAGAACATCCTCGCAGGAAAGTAGCAGTGATAATGAACCAGTAACAATgagaaaaactaacaaaactCGACTCATCATTGAAAGTTCAGATAGTGACTCAGATTTTGAGCATGTTCCTTgtaaaagaaacagtgaaaCTCTTCAAAACCAGAAACTTAAAAAGGTTTCAGTTCAGTTAACTAGAATCTCATTTAAGGTTGGCAGCCCTTCAGATGCCTCAGGAGCTTGTTTCTCTTTAAAAGGTGCCTCtacaagtaaaagtaacaataaagaGAATCTTCTGGGAAATGGAAAGAACCAGTCTTCCGAGACGTGCACCGGAAAGAAAAAACCTTCTCTCACTTTGAAAAAGGCAAGTCATTCTAACAAAGGTGAAGAAGTAAAGACTCAAAACATCaccaaagaaaagagagatggagtgcAGAAAGAAAGAGCATCAGACTCTTCAAGTTCTGCAGatttagagaaaagaaatcaacTGATGGAGAGTGACAAAAATTTCTCTAAATCCAATTCAGGGGAAATCCGAAAGTTAAATAAACAAGATTCAGTAGAGGTCAAGGTTGAGATACCAACAGATgttaaaataaaaactgaaccTTTAACATCATGTGACCaggaaaataattatgaaaaacatgaagagaaaagagatgatgatTTCATGTACTCTCAGGTGGGTGATGAAATATGGCTATCTAGTGATGAAGAAGGTGGTTCTCTTCCATCAGGTGGTGCCCCTGTTAGCCCTGATGCAGACATCATCTTTATGGGTGAAGATGAACAACCAGGTTTCACTGTGAAAGAGGAACCTgttgaaagggaagaagattgCAGTGGTGATGTAAATAAGAATGACCAGTGGTTTTCTGTTCTTTCACAGTCATTTCTGGAGATTtctgatgatgaggaagagaaagataacgaGATTTATAAAGAAATTGCTGAGAATGCAGGAGAATCTGAAGCCAAACCTGGACCCAGTGGAGTTAGTGAGCATTTGCctgatagtgaaggtgaagaggagtggtggcCAGTGCTTTCACAGGGattttttgatgatgatgaagaggaagaagacaacaggaaagaaaatgcagagagTAACAGCAAAATTGAGTTGGATACAAGAGATGAACCAAGGACTGCTAACATCAATAATCTTCAGTCTGTTGTAGACAAATTGAAGAAGGCACCTCCCCGGACTTCACAGTTGACTGAAGCTAAAATTCCTGTGCAACACCATGGAAGAAAgtctagaaaggaaaggagtaataGTACAGAAGTAGCAGATGTTTATCCGTCTACTTCAGAGAATGTCAAACAGGCAAAGATTAGTAAAAAACAATACAAGTCTAAAGAtgcaggaaaagtaagaaaccaacacaaacagaacaaaaaCTCAGACTTGAGGAAAAATTTGACTTCAAAATATAACTTGGAGCCATATAAAAGTACCTTAGAGCACAGGACCAAAGAAAAGCATCATCTTGTTGAGAAGAGTGAGACATCCATGTTGCCTCCTCTACATTCTGCTGTAGACAAGAAATCAAAGGTGCCTCCTCTAGATCCTGCTGTAAATAGTAAAACATTAGATCCTAAATCTAGAAAAAATATTTCCATCCAGAAGAAGAGTAAATCTGCTGACGTGAGCACAGAGGATAAGCCTCGTCCAAAGGTGGTCGCTAAAGTTACTAAAAAGACACGTTCTGAAAAACTCACCGATGttgatctgttttcttttccatcaaaAACAACTTCAAAACAGAAAAACTTTAAGATTCCAAAGTCTTCCAATAATGGAGCTTCTTGTTCTTCCAAGAGCAGTAAAATGGCTGGAAGTGGCTTGGttcttaatagaaaaaaagatgtagaAGTAGAAATCAGTAAGAAAAAAGATGTAGAAGCAGAAAGCAGTAGAACAAAAGATACAGAAGCAGAGACCAGTTGTGGTAGATCTGGAAATCTTTCAAATGATACTCTTCCTGGAGTACCAATTTTATCCACATCTGCAGCTCGTACAAACAATAATCCAGTAGACAAGATTGGTGAAATTAATAGAGGTATAATGAAGATTAACTTGAAGAAATCCAAACCTAAAAGTGTTCGCTTTcctgagaaagaagaggatctAGTCAAAGTGCTTTTGATATCTCCccgaaagaagatggagagaacaGGTCTACCATGTGTGAGGGCAAGTGAGATGTTACCTGAAGAACTGAAACTTCAAAGGCAAAACATTCCTCCCTACTTCATGGAGCTGTTTATCCATCACATTTGCCACTGGAATTATGATTGGCTGGAATGTTACCATCATGCTCAAGAGAAATACAAGGCTGGTGCTTTAAAAGgaatcccttcaccaccaccagtagttgAAAGTACAAATTGCCCAATACTTATCCTTTATAATTCATACAATGACTATAGAGAAACACACAGTAACCTCTTTTATCTTGAGCTTTGGGAGAAGATCTATAATGATTGGACCAAATGTAGGTCCAGTAGTAACAATTTTCAGGCCCTAATTGAGTATGTGCAGCCAGCTTTCATCCGGACCAAAACATGTGTATTAAAGTTTTGGGCCATTAAGTTAGTGGTTGCAATTCCAGCAAAACAAGGTGGCCATAATCACAGTTTTCGACAGGGAACTTTGATTTCCCTTAAAATTCGCAAGGAAGGTAAAAGGAGTATTATTTTTGGTTATGTTGATCATGTAATGGTAAATAGAAGTCCAGCACAGAATCAGGTATCTTCCCAGATGGGACCTAACCTCACACTTGGAGTCAGAGTTGTCAAGGAAATAATTCAAATTGGCACAGTAATTGCAATCAATGACATTTCTTACATTCGTCCTAATTGTCGAGTTTGGGAGACCCTCCAGAAGCTACCTCTGTCTCCTTTGTGTAAAGATATTCTCTCTCCAGCTCCTGAAGCATTCTCCTGTGATAAGAAGACTGAATATCTGGTGAAAGAATTACCACTTAATGAGGCACAAAGAAGAGCTGTAACTGAAGTAAGCAGCAAGTGCATGTTTGATCCCTTTGTGCCAAAGATAAGCCTTATCCATGGTCCTCCAGGAACGGGCAAGACCAGCACCATTGTTGCTCTGATTACTCAAATGGCAATGATTGGAAGGAAGTTTGTACCAGTAAAGATGCCACGATGTAAGGTGTTGATATGTGCTCCATCTAATGCAGCAGTAGATGAGTTGACTCTGAGACTCATCAACTTGCGGGATATTGGACAGAGTCTGCGTGTTGTGAGAGTGGGGTTCCGGTCAAATGATCATCCTGTGGTGAGGAATTATGCATTGGATCAGTTTGTAAACAAACAAGTTCAAATGGAACTGTCCTCTCCAAGAACTGAGTCTGCAAGGCAGGAATTGCTAAGGAGGAAAATCTTGGTTGAGCAAGTTGTAGAGGACCTGGAAAGGGCTCGGAGGGAGCAGAGACTAAATGAAGTACGCCAATTAGAAGTTCGTCTAAATGAAATGGCCAGAGCAAAAGCAGAGCTGGAAAGAAGCTTTGTAAATCAGCCATCTGCCTACGAGAAGCACCAACTCCATCAGAAATGGCAACAAGAATTCTTATTGAAAGCTGAAGTTGTTGCCACCACTCTCAACAGCTGTGTATCAGGAACAATTGGAGATGTGCTTACTAGATACCCAAACCATTTCACGTGCTGCATTGTAGATGAAGCAGGACAGTGTCAGGAAACTGAGACAttactccctcttctttttgggATCAGAAAGTTAGTGTTAGTAGGTGATCACCACCAGTTACCAGCCTTAGTGCTGTCACAGCTGGCTCAAAGCAAAAACCTCAAGAAGTCACTATTTGAACGACTACATCATCGCCTGGTTCTAGAGCTGCAGCGAGAGGATGTGGTGAACATGCTCAATGTGCAGTACCGCATGCACCCCCAAATAGCAGAGTGGCCAGCCTACTATTTCTATCAGAACAAACTTAGATCTGAAGTGACTCAGCCCAACACCATTTTCAATCCATACATGATGTTTGATCTCCAG ACTTCCCAGGAGCAGAGGCACCAGAATATGGAGCTCTACAACCCAGCAGAGGCATCCTTGGTGTGTTTATTACTGGAGGTGATGCAACCCCATCTTGTTGGGAAAACCATTGGGGTTATCACACCATACCAACGCCAGAAATTCCACCTGGAAGAAAAACTGAGCAGGCTGAAAGGCAAAATGAATATTTCAATTAACACAATTGATGGCTTCCAG GGTCAAGAGCGAGATGTGATCGTGCTCTCCTTTGTCCGTGCCAACAACACTGCTAGCATTGGCTTCCTGTCTCACCGGCAGAGACTGAACGTGGCCTTGACCCGTGCCAAGGAAGTTTGCTACATAATTGCTAGTTTCTCCTCTTTAGAATGCAACAGGGAGTGGAATTCACTCATAAATAATGCCAGAAAACGTAAAGTTGTTTGTACTAtaagaagtaaagaggaaaacgacAAAGCATTCATAAAGAATGCAATAACAAATAAGGCAAGTGTTTAG